The Pyrenophora tritici-repentis strain M4 chromosome 10, whole genome shotgun sequence genome contains a region encoding:
- a CDS encoding EPT1, sn-1,2-diacylglycerol ethanolamine- and cholinephosphotransferase, with protein MVYIRQDKLPKLKEYKYSGVDHSLLSQHVLKPFYTHVVIKCFPMWMAPNLITLSGFGFIVMNFLTLLWYTPTLDQDCPPWVYASWAIGLFLYQTFDAVDGSQARRTHQSGPLGELFDHGVDAVNTTLEVLLFSATMNLGQGWKTVLTLFASSMTFYVQTWDEYHTHTLTLGVISGPVEGILTLCIIYASTAFLGGGSFWQRSMLQSLGIKKNDVIPELLFNMAWNEWYMVYGGAVLVFNTVSSATNVMKARRARGQKTRVALLGLLTFAAAWILIPAYLYLQPVILHHHLVPFIFYAGLVNAYSVGRIIISHLTKSRFPRGNVLIYPLIYGVIDSLGPWLQEHTGVGWPSALGNDVYQVAFVFMCLGLSVGVHGSFIVDVIWTICDYLDIWCLTIKYPYQPVKENLERKGQ; from the exons ATGGTGTACATACGGCAAGACAAGCTACCGAAGCTCAAAGAATACAAATACTCTGGTGTGGATCACAGTCTGCTCTCGCAACATGTCCTCAAGCCTTTCTACACCCATGTGGTCATCAAATGTTTTCCTATGTGGATGGC GCCTAACCTT ATCACGCTCTCTGGATTTGGTTTTATTGTCATGAACTTCCTCACATTACTCTGGTATACCCCGACTCTCGATCAGGACTGTCCACCATGGGTGTACGCTAGCTGGGCGATTGGCCTCTTCTTGTACCAAACTTTTGATGCCGTCGACGGAAGCCAGGCCCGAAGGACTCACCAGAGTGGTCCACTGGGCGAACTTTTCGATCATGGGGTCGATGCGGTCAATACTACTCTAGAGGTGTTGCTGTTTTCCGCGACAATGAATTTGGGCCAAGGCTGGAAAACAGTCCTAACGCTCTTTGCAT CTTCCATGACGTTTTATGTGCAGACTTGGGATGAGTATCACACACATACCCTGACCCTGGGCGTCATCTCTGGGCCCGTGGAGGGCATCCTGACACTTTGCATTATATATGCATCGACGGCGTTTCTCGGCGGTGGCAGTTTCTGGCAGCGCTCCATGCTCCAAAGCCTTGGTATTAAGAAGAATGATGTTATTCCGGAGCTTCTGTTCAACATGGCATGGAACGAATGGTACATGGTCTATGGAGGTGCTGTTTTGGTTttcaacacagtttcaaG TGCAACAAACGTCATGAAGGCGCGTCGTGCCCGTGGGCAAAAGACGCGCGTTGCCTTACTCGGACTTCTCACCTTTGCAGCCGCCTGGATACTCATCCCTGCGTACTTGTATCTGCAGCCTGTGATCCTGCACCACCATCTGGTACCTTTCATCTTCTACGCAGGTCTCGTCAACGCCTACTCCGTGGGCCGCATCATCATCAGTCATCTTACAAAATCACGCTTTCCTCGAGGCAACGTACTGATCTACCCTCTCATCTATGGTGTTATCGACTCCCTTGGCCCATGGTTGCAAGAGCACACTGGTGTGGGTTGGCCTAGTGCTCTCGGGAACGATGTTTATCAAGTCGCCTTTGTTTTCATGTGCCTGGGCCTCAGTGTAGGTGTGCACGGAAGCTTCATCGTAGACGTTATCTGGACTATCTGCGATTATCTCGATATCTGGTGTCTCACGATCAAGTACCCTTACCAGCCAGTAAAAGAGAATCTGGAGAGGAAGGGCCAGTGA
- a CDS encoding NIPSNAP family protein translates to MLTRRACAGVRGILAPQPAIAFRSRAFGAAAVTQSPARAPAIADITPDSAASFNEKQKSFRDGLVAAQKRKEQEEKEARAREEENSKKKGGALSSLIYGTPEGRELDKDIERSFSQVLARGKYVHSIVFHTVKPDKVDEYTELVGNWYSKMVSIPENKVHLVGSWKTEVGDCNTFVHIWEYQRYEGYHESLHNIQSHPEFPAFDAKLKTLISSKHTSLMQEFSFWPTTPPRQLGGIFELRSYTLHPGNLLEWETHWRRGLKARREVMEGVGAWFVQIGDLNTVHHLWQFANLEERRIRREQSWSVEGWGETVHKTVPLIQTMKSRILMPCSWSTVA, encoded by the exons ATGCTCACACGTCGTGCTTGTGCCGGCGTGCGCGGCATCCTCGCCCCGCAACCTGCTATCGCTTTCCGTTCTCGGGCTTTTGGTGCTGCGGCTGTGACGCAAAGCCCAGCTCGAGCCCCTGCAATTGCCGATATCACGCCCGACAGTGCCGCGAGTTTCAACGAAAAGCAGAAGAGCTTCCGCGACGGTCTGGTGGCTGCACAGAAGCGAAAGGAACAAGAAGAGA AAGAAGCCCGGGCCCGAGAGGAAGAAAACAGCAAGAAGAAAGGCGGTGCGCTGTCTTCTCTCATCTACGGAACACCCGAGGGACGCGAGCTTGACAAGGACATTGAGCGCAGCTTCTCTCAGGTCCTGGCTCGGGGCAAGTATGTTCACTCGATTGTGTTTCATACGGTAAAGCCAGACAAGGTCGACGAGTACACCGAGCTGGTGGGCAATTGGTATTCAAAGATGGTTTCCATTCCCGAGAACAAAGTCCACCTTGTAGGGAGTTGGAAGACTGAGGTCGGCGACTGCAACACCTTCG TGCACATCTGGGAGTACCAACGCTACGAGGGATATCACGAATCGCTTCACAATATTCAGTCTCACCCCGAATTCCCTGCCTTTGATGCCAAACTCAAGACCTTGATCAGCTCCAAGCACACATCACTCATGCAAGAATTCTCCTTCTGGCCAACGACACCGCCTCGTCAGCTCGGCGGTATATTCGAACTCCGCTCGTACACACTGCACCCAGGCAATCTACTCGAGTGGGAGACTCACTGGCGACGTGGCCTGAAAGCTCGACGAGAGGTCATGGAAGGCGTTGGTGCTTGGTTCGTCCAGATTGGCGATCTGAACACTGTTCACCACTTATGGCAGTTTGCGAACCTAGAGGAACGCAGGATTCGTCGCGAACAGAGTTGGAGTGTGGAAGGTTGGGGCGAAACAGTGCACAAGACTGTACCGCTCATCCAAACCATGAAGAGCAGGATACTCATGCCTTGTTCTTGGAGCACGGTCGCCTAA